The sequence TAAGATTAGGACCATCGTTGTAATTTGAATGATATTAAAAATTAATCAAGAATTATTTATTGTAACATTGTAAACAATAAAATCAATTAATAAAACAGTCGTTAAAAAATAAACTAAACTAATAAGACTTATTAAAGTAACTTTTTTAGCTTTACTATTAATTAATCCTTTATTTTGTTGTCATTTAATTTGAATAAAAATTGTATTAGTTACACCAAAAGATAAGACAATTAAAATAATAATGGCATCAAGAATTTCATATCAACTTCACATTTAATTCACCAACTTTCCATAATTCATATAATAACTTGGATCAGTTTTATTAAATGAGGCAAATTGATAACCTTGTTTTTTTAACCATTTGATTAAATCGCGTAATCAAAATTCGGCATAATCACGCGTATGAGCAACATAAATAATCCCTGGTTTTAAATGCGTTTCATACTGTTTTAGGATTGTTCTTTTGCCAGTTTTACTTTCTTCATAGTCTGTCCCTAAATAGCCTCTAACTCAAAATGGAATGTTTAATTTCTGTTGGACATAATCTAATCCTTGAAAATGCTGTAAATAAGGCATTCGAATTGGGATGTCTTTATCATTAATTACCTGGCTATTTGCCCGATAAATATTTTTAATTAAATTGTTAGTTCTTTGTAATTCATCAATTAAAAGTTTTTGTTTGAAAAGATATTTTTGATGGCTATAAGAATGATTCCCCAAGGCGTGTCCTTCTTTAATCATTCTATTTAAGATATTTTTAATTGCTGGTTCACGATTGTAACGATCTAAATTAACCCCTGTTTGGAAAAAAGTTGCCTTCACATTTTCCGACTTTAAAATATCCAAAATTTTTTCATCAGCTAAACCTGGTCCATCATCAAATGTCAGCATAACAACCTTTTCTTTCGTATTAATTCGATTAACTTCATAGTTATGTTGGGTAATAAAAGTATTAAAAATAATAACAGTTAGAATCAGGAAAGTTCAAATAATAATATTAATAATAGTTACTTTTTTTTGTAGCATGGTAAAAAAATGATATGCTGTTATTAATTAGAAATTTTAAAAAATAAGTTATTATTTGATTTTGTTGTTAAAGTTATCGTTAATATTTTTATCGGTGCAAAGTTGTAATTTGTTTTCATATTTACTCCTTAGTATTTTTAAATAATATCTCAATCATGGAGAATAAAACTATCGATAATAATTTTACCTTTTGTTATTTTTTGAGATAAATCTATTATAAATAAATATCAATAAAAAAACATATTTTATAATATGTTTTTTTGAAAAATTTTATTAATAAGAAAATGAATGATAAATATCAACCCACCGGAAAAAATAAAGGTAAAAGCTGTATCTGAAATTCAATGAAATCGTAAGACAATCAGAGCAAAATTCATTGATAAAATATGAGCCAATCAGAAAATAAACATCCCCTTAACTTTCCAATTAATTTTTTGATTATTATGATTTTTTAAGACTAAAAGAATAATTGATCCAGAAAAGTATGTGGCATTAATATGGCCACTAGGAAAAGCATATTTTCATGGCATTTTAAAAGCAGGCATTTGGGGATTATTAGCCAACGGAAGAGATGGTTTTCACCATGGATATTGATATTCTCATGGAATATTATCAATATAACCCGCTCCGTTGTTATAACCATATTTAAAATTAGAATTAAGGTAATGCTCTAATAAATCTGGACGGTCTTTCATTAAATCACCAAAAACAGCATTATAATAGTATCATCGATGAGTTGTCATTTTTAAAATAACAATAATGATATAGGTTATAGCTAAAAATGAGATTGCTTTAATTGCTTTTAATCAATGTTGTTCTGATAATAACCGATTTGTTTTAACTAAGCGATAACGAATATAATATAAGCCTAATCCTAGTAATATTGTTTGATAAATAAAAGCTAGAATTATTCCGGTTAATTGATATTTAATACTATCAATTAAAAAATAGTCGATCCCTGGCCCAAAACCAGTGTCCTGATTGGGCACTATAATAATATTAATTAAATTAATGATAATTCAAATGCCAATAATAATAAAATAGTAAGTGTTAACTAATCAATAACGATTTTTAAACTTTGTTTTTCCGGCTTTAATTTTACTTAAAAACCATGTTTCCAACAAAATTGTTAAATAAATAATTAACACAACAAATAATTCGCTATTCCCTAACTGTTCATAAAAACGAGATCAGTATTTTCCAAATTCAGTTGTTAGACCTTGGGCTAATTTATCCGCAATTAAAAAATCAATTCAAAATCATCCGGTGGCAATTAATATCCCAACACTTGCAAGAATTAATATCGCCAATGGAATAATAAAAAAATATCGGTTGGGATTTTTTGGGGTAAAAAAGGTAATATTTTTCTTGGTCATTTACTCACCTTGTTTCTTTCTCCTAATTTATTTTTTTATTATGATTATTTTTTTTAAGTTGTTTAACTAAAATTTCCCACCATGTTAAATGCAATTTTTCGTGGGTCTGATATTGATAAATTGGTTTGAAAAAGTACGTGATCATCAGACCAAGACCAATAATTGGAATTCCTAATATGAAAGAAATTAAAAACTGTCATGGGCGTGCTAATTCTTTTAAGCCAATTGCTCAAGCAATATCTCCAACAATGTAATTTGTGTTAAAATACTGATTAAATAACTCAACAGCTAAAATAATAATAATACCAGTAATAAAACTATGCTGAATTGATTGACGAGAAAAATGGTAATTTGTCACCCCAAATAAATAAAGATATAAAAAGGCAAATAAAGTCATTGTATGACCAAAATAAAAAACATAAAAATCTCACTCTAAAATTGTAGGTTGGCGGCTTGGAAAGATTAATGTTAAAATTGGCCCCATCACTCCTAGTGGGAAAAAACACTCTAAAAAAATGCGGTTTGGATAAATTAACATAATTAAAGCTACTCAAGCCACAATTGTACATGAATATAAGGTAAAATAATTGGCAAAATGTTTTCAACCATCACCATGTAGCATGTATCAAAATTGATCAATTTCAACAATTAAAAGTCATATTGCTAATCCAATTCTTAAATATAGGAATTTTGTTGTTTTAAGATAAAACTGCGGAAAAATTCATAAAGATAAAACTAAAAAAATTGATAAAAATATTGCTAAAATTCATGAAAATATAATCATTTTCTGTGCTCTCCTATTTTTCTGTTATTAATAATTATTTTTACTATTAAAAGTTTTTATAACTTAATACAGTATTTATTATAGCAAATAAATGCTGTATTAAGTTATATTTTGTTGACTTTTATAATCTTAAAAAAAAAAAAAAAAACTGTTTAGACAGTTCTTATTAATCAATAATTATTCAACATTAAGTACAGGTGTAATTACTTTTGTTTCATATTTGCCAACTAAAATTAAGATTCCCCCAATAATTCCTGTTAGAATGATTGATACCACTCCAGCAGCAATATGATTGTTGGCTTTACCATTTAGGACAAAAACTGCTAAAAGGATTGAAGCAATTTGTGCTGCGGCAAAGCAAAATCATAAAATCCCTAAAACCATTGTAACAGTCGAATAGTAAGTGCTAGTAATAAGATGAGCTTGAGCAAAAGCGCTAGCTCCTCGGGTAATAGAAGTAACTATTAAAATTGCAGCAATTACGATTGTAACAATGCATCCGGCTTTACATAAACTATCTGGTGATTTTGTTTTTTCTTGTTTCATTTTGATAATCCTTTCTAATATTTCTAAAGCTTATTATTTTACTTTTTATAGATATAGATATAGATATATCATATCTTATGTTTAACAAAAAACCAAATTAAGATAAAATAAATAAAAAGAACAGTTATAAACTGCTCTCTTTATTTAAATTGATAAATTTTTTCGATTAAATATAAAGATTGAACCAATAAATAAACCTGTTCCAACTACTAACGACATTGTAATAGTAATTGCGATATTAGCATTACCGTTATCAATTCATTTAGGAACAAATAAACTAATAATTGTAAAGTATTCCATTACTTCTAATTGATTAAACATCTTTGTTAAAAATTTAAAAAGATAAAAAGCAATAAAAATCGCTCCCGTAATTAGCATTGGATAAATTCGACGTTCAAATAATGTGGCAATAATAACACAAATGCTGGCAAATAAAACTGTTAAAGCAAACATTGATAAATTAACTAAAGCAAATTTACCAATTGGTTTATAACCTAAATTTGAACTGGCAATAATAATAGCCCCTATTACAAAGAAAACTAAATATTGCACTAAGATTGTTAAAACAAAGCCAATAATTTTGTTAAACATAATTTTATTACGTGAATGTTGTGATACTAGTAAGACAGCTCATGAACCATCTTCGACATCACCGGCAATAATTTTACTAGCAACAAGAATACAATACATAAAACTAATAATTACGCCAAACATTGAATAATACATTGAAGAAACAGTTTGAATTAATGATCCTGGCCCAGTTACCGGTAAATGCGGTTGTTGAGTTGTTTGGACTAAGTAGACAATTAAAAATAATAGACCAATACTTGTAAAACCTACAAAAGGAATTAAAGCATCTTTGAAAGTTTTTGATAATATTCCACGATTAAAATACATTTAATAATTCCCCCATTTCATCTTGACCATAACATTCTCAAAATTTTTCTTCCACTGTTTTTTGTTCTTCATGAATGGCGGCTAACGTTGAGGTATGAACTAAACGTCCTTTTTTTAAAATTGTTAAACGATCACATAATACTTCCACTTCGCGCATAATGTGCGAACATAATAAAATAGTTTTTCCAGCTGCTTTTTCTTTTTTTACTAATTTAACAAAATTATTTTGCATCACAGGGTCAAGACCACTTGTTGGTTCATCTAAAACATAGATAGAAAAATCGCCCATAAAGGCTGTAATGATAGCTAATTTTTGTTTCATCCCTTTTGACATTTTTTTGATTTTTCCACTAGTATCTAAATCAAAATATTTGATTAATGCTTCCATTTTTGTTAAATCTTTAATTCCTCTTAATTGGGCATAAAATTTTAAATATCCTTTTATTGACATGTTATTTGGAATAATTTGTTCTCCTGCAATAAAACCAATTTCGCGATTAATCAAATGGGATTTGGTTGTTGGGTCTAAATTATTAATTGAAATATCCCCACAATCTTCTTTTAAAAATCCTAATAAAATTCGCATAATGGTTGTTTTTCCTGATCCTGATGGACCTAAAAAACCAAAGATTTCTCCCTTATTAATTGTAAAGGAAATATCAAAAACCCCTTTTTGGGCATTATATCGTTTTGTAACGTTATTAAATTTTATAATTTCCATTTTCTTTTTTCTCCTTTAATAATTTTTAATGTTGTAAGTTGTTAAAAATTATCAAGGACAGACTCTCGCTACTTTAGTAATAATTAAAAGCTCTTTTTGATCAAAGTTAAATTCTAATACTCGGGGTTCATATAAATGATGTTGCGCTGTAATAAGTGTTTGATGATATTCTATTAACTGGATGAAAAAATCTTCAAAATTATCTTCTGAATATTTTGAAATAAGGTTATTAAATAAGTACTGTAATAAAATATCATTTTTTAGATAGTAATAACTAACAATAGAAAACGCAATACATAAGGCTATAAAAATACCAAAAAAGAACAAATTACTAGCTTGCAATAAGTAAATAATTAATGAAAAAACATTATAAAGAAAATAAAAATAAATATAAGTATAGATAAACCATGTCATTGAAATCACTGCAATAATCGTCAAAATACTTAATAAGATAATTATTTTACGATAATTTTTTTTATTAATTTGACTTAAAAAAATGATAATAACAAATAGTAAAATTAAAACTTTAATTAGTGATTCAATAAATGTTAAGTTTAGCTTAAGTGTGCAGATAAATATTAAAGAAAAGATTGCAATTAAAAATGTAATGCTTAAGTTATTGATTTTTTTAAAATTCATTTCTACACCTCATTATTTTCATTATCTTATCGCATATTTTAATTTAAAGCAAATATGTTATTTTAGATCCTTAGTTTCATTTTCAAGTTCCGCTAGTTTTTTCTTCGCTCTTTTTAAACCTGTTCTATTAATTCAATAACCAAATCATGGTGTTAATAAATATAAGAGACCATATAAATAAATTAAAAAAGCAAAAACAAAAATGGTATAAGCGACTGTTATTTCTTTGCGTAATAACCCCCGATCAATCTCACTTTGTTTAATTCCGGTCCTAATTGCATAAATTGTTGTCCCAATAACCGGAATATTTTCTCATCAAAAAGGTTTTAAGTTTTTTTCAAATTTAATAATATCATCCTTGGTAACTAAGATTTTATACTCTTGAAAAGACATTTTTGCTTCATTTTGTAAATTGTTTGCTGGTTTTTCCATTTTTTCTCCTAAAATACTATTTCATAAACTTTTTCTATTATATCATTTTAATCTTTATTGCTATTTGTTAAATAAAATATTTTAAAAATTTATTTTTAACAACTTTATTATCATGGCGATAATAAACATGATAAATACTAAAAATAATTAATCCCATGTCAACAAATAAAATAACTGTTGTTCCAGTGATTGTCGCAATTAAAGCTCATACTTTAATAATTGCTGCTAATTGTGATGCATTAGGAAAAATAGTAATAATTCATGTACTTAGTTTGACCATTGCTACCATCCCAATTGCTAATGGGAAAGTATAACAAGCAAATAATGGCATAAATTTTTTCTGAAAGGTTTTAAACATTGAAATATAAACACAAATTGTAAAAAAGATTGCTAGTGGGGCAAGACCAAAAATAACTAAATTATATTGGCTAGCAATTTGGGTATAACTAAAAGTTGAAAGATAACCTGCTAATAAAAGGTTTGGGGGTGCTGCCATAATCCCATAAGCTGGTAAATTATTATGCTCAAGATGAGTTGTAAAACTATATTTATAAATCATTAATGGTAACATAACAACATAGTATCCTAAGCCTAGGTATCAACAAAATTGTGATAATTGATGGATGCCTTGGCTAAATTCTAAACTAATATTGGCCCCAACCCCTTTTGACATTACACAAGCCACAACAATTCCAATTGGGGGAACAAATCATGATGCTAAATAATTTTTTCACGAAAAATGAATCACATGATAAATTGTAAAACAAATAATATAAATTAGATGGAGAGAAATACAACTTAATCAAATAATTAATTGAACCATCGGCAAATTAACTTGACCATAAAAACCACTAATTACAAAACATGTCATTAAAATAGTGGGAATAAAATTACTTAATGTTGGATGTTTAAAATCGTAAATAAAATCTTTAGGGGCAAAAAAGTACTTAAATAACATTAAAATGACAACTAACATTGCAAAACTAATTGTGATGTATTTTAATCAACTAAGTCCAAATGAAAAAACAAGATCAGTTTCATTAAACATTCCTCAGGCATTTCCCATTGTGGCTGTTCCTAAAGCAGCTCCAGATAATGCTAATGGTCGTTTGGAAGTATTACGATAAAATCGGGTAAAAAATTCTTGCATAGTAGTATTCTTATTTTCCTTTATTTTTAATCTAATGGTATTATTTTAACACATTAACTATAATTGTTTTCTTTTTAAAATAATTTTTGCTGTGACCAGCTGGATTCAAGTGGAATGATAAAATTGATCATTTTTTAAATCATAAATTGGTTTGAAAAAATAAATTGGTAAATATGATAAAAAGATTAAAACTGGTCCTATTACCCCAATCGTTAGTAAAAATAAGAATGGTCGGGTCAATTTTATTCCTAAAGCTCCTTCTATGTCACCAAGGATATAATTAGTATTAAAGTATTGATTAAATAATTCAACAGCAATAATAGTAATTAAACCACTAATAATACTCTTTAAAATAGTGTCTTTTGAAAAATGATAATCTGTAAATCCATATCAATAAAGATAAAAAAAGCCAAATAAGATTGCTGTGTGCCCAAAATAAAAACGATAAAATGATAATTCAGTCACAAGTGGGTAATTATTTGGGACAATTAATGTTAATACTGGGCCAAAAATTGCGTATGGGAAAAAGCATTGTAACATTAATTTATTAGGTCAAACCATTAAAATTATAGTTAT is a genomic window of Spiroplasma syrphidicola EA-1 containing:
- a CDS encoding phosphatase PAP2 family protein yields the protein MTKKNITFFTPKNPNRYFFIIPLAILILASVGILIATGWFWIDFLIADKLAQGLTTEFGKYWSRFYEQLGNSELFVVLIIYLTILLETWFLSKIKAGKTKFKNRYWLVNTYYFIIIGIWIIINLINIIIVPNQDTGFGPGIDYFLIDSIKYQLTGIILAFIYQTILLGLGLYYIRYRLVKTNRLLSEQHWLKAIKAISFLAITYIIIVILKMTTHRWYYYNAVFGDLMKDRPDLLEHYLNSNFKYGYNNGAGYIDNIPWEYQYPWWKPSLPLANNPQMPAFKMPWKYAFPSGHINATYFSGSIILLVLKNHNNQKINWKVKGMFIFWLAHILSMNFALIVLRFHWISDTAFTFIFSGGLIFIIHFLINKIFQKNIL
- a CDS encoding TDT family transporter — translated: MQEFFTRFYRNTSKRPLALSGAALGTATMGNAWGMFNETDLVFSFGLSWLKYITISFAMLVVILMLFKYFFAPKDFIYDFKHPTLSNFIPTILMTCFVISGFYGQVNLPMVQLIIWLSCISLHLIYIICFTIYHVIHFSWKNYLASWFVPPIGIVVACVMSKGVGANISLEFSQGIHQLSQFCWYLGLGYYVVMLPLMIYKYSFTTHLEHNNLPAYGIMAAPPNLLLAGYLSTFSYTQIASQYNLVIFGLAPLAIFFTICVYISMFKTFQKKFMPLFACYTFPLAIGMVAMVKLSTWIITIFPNASQLAAIIKVWALIATITGTTVILFVDMGLIIFSIYHVYYRHDNKVVKNKFLKYFI
- a CDS encoding ABC transporter permease is translated as MYFNRGILSKTFKDALIPFVGFTSIGLLFLIVYLVQTTQQPHLPVTGPGSLIQTVSSMYYSMFGVIISFMYCILVASKIIAGDVEDGSWAVLLVSQHSRNKIMFNKIIGFVLTILVQYLVFFVIGAIIIASSNLGYKPIGKFALVNLSMFALTVLFASICVIIATLFERRIYPMLITGAIFIAFYLFKFLTKMFNQLEVMEYFTIISLFVPKWIDNGNANIAITITMSLVVGTGLFIGSIFIFNRKNLSI
- a CDS encoding TMEM164 family acyltransferase codes for the protein MTIFSQILAIIISILLLMSLHAFPNFYAKKNVRNIVRIIIFLWMSYVQIQVCYQHVLNNNFQTPGWFYLELCTLSGWITIILMVWPNKLMLQCFFPYAIFGPVLTLIVPNNYPLVTELSFYRFYFGHTAILFGFFYLYWYGFTDYHFSKDTILKSIISGLITIIAVELFNQYFNTNYILGDIEGALGIKLTRPFLFLLTIGVIGPVLIFLSYLPIYFFKPIYDLKNDQFYHSTWIQLVTAKIILKRKQL
- a CDS encoding TMEM164 family acyltransferase, which encodes MIIFSWILAIFLSIFLVLSLWIFPQFYLKTTKFLYLRIGLAIWLLIVEIDQFWYMLHGDGWKHFANYFTLYSCTIVAWVALIMLIYPNRIFLECFFPLGVMGPILTLIFPSRQPTILEWDFYVFYFGHTMTLFAFLYLYLFGVTNYHFSRQSIQHSFITGIIIILAVELFNQYFNTNYIVGDIAWAIGLKELARPWQFLISFILGIPIIGLGLMITYFFKPIYQYQTHEKLHLTWWEILVKQLKKNNHNKKIN
- a CDS encoding polysaccharide deacetylase family protein; its protein translation is MLQKKVTIINIIIWTFLILTVIIFNTFITQHNYEVNRINTKEKVVMLTFDDGPGLADEKILDILKSENVKATFFQTGVNLDRYNREPAIKNILNRMIKEGHALGNHSYSHQKYLFKQKLLIDELQRTNNLIKNIYRANSQVINDKDIPIRMPYLQHFQGLDYVQQKLNIPFWVRGYLGTDYEESKTGKRTILKQYETHLKPGIIYVAHTRDYAEFWLRDLIKWLKKQGYQFASFNKTDPSYYMNYGKLVN
- a CDS encoding ABC transporter ATP-binding protein yields the protein MEIIKFNNVTKRYNAQKGVFDISFTINKGEIFGFLGPSGSGKTTIMRILLGFLKEDCGDISINNLDPTTKSHLINREIGFIAGEQIIPNNMSIKGYLKFYAQLRGIKDLTKMEALIKYFDLDTSGKIKKMSKGMKQKLAIITAFMGDFSIYVLDEPTSGLDPVMQNNFVKLVKKEKAAGKTILLCSHIMREVEVLCDRLTILKKGRLVHTSTLAAIHEEQKTVEEKFWECYGQDEMGELLNVF